Proteins from one Anaerosoma tenue genomic window:
- the trpA gene encoding tryptophan synthase subunit alpha: MSDASAAGVGVGGASRHPAPRAPGEDSERGDAPRSALRAAFQKGRPALITYVMAGYPDRRASIEALRAAARGGADVIELGVPYGDPLADGPVIAEAAAVARAGEGGFGLVHALQVAAAFIRDPGVDEAPPVVAMTYMNPVMRLGLKQTAERMLDAGIAGAIIPDMPPEASAPWRQVSAGLDTVFLTAPTSTDERLAVVAGASAGFVYCVSSMGVTGERESLAIGLADQVARVKRHTDLPVAVGFGVGDAAQAAQVAAIADGVIVGSAIVRRQSDPVAVESFVRELAAAVRG; this comes from the coding sequence TTGAGCGACGCCTCCGCAGCCGGGGTAGGCGTCGGTGGCGCATCGCGCCATCCGGCGCCGCGGGCCCCCGGCGAGGACAGCGAGCGAGGGGATGCCCCGCGCTCCGCCCTCAGGGCCGCATTCCAGAAGGGAAGGCCGGCTCTCATAACCTATGTGATGGCGGGCTATCCCGATCGGCGCGCGTCTATCGAGGCGCTGCGGGCCGCTGCGCGAGGGGGCGCCGATGTGATCGAGCTCGGCGTCCCGTACGGCGATCCGCTCGCAGATGGCCCCGTGATCGCCGAGGCGGCCGCCGTTGCGCGCGCGGGCGAAGGAGGATTCGGACTCGTCCACGCGCTCCAGGTGGCGGCGGCATTCATCAGGGACCCCGGCGTGGATGAGGCGCCGCCCGTCGTGGCGATGACCTACATGAACCCCGTCATGCGTCTCGGGCTCAAGCAGACAGCGGAGCGGATGCTCGATGCAGGAATAGCGGGCGCCATCATCCCGGACATGCCGCCGGAGGCATCGGCTCCGTGGCGGCAGGTCTCCGCAGGACTCGATACGGTGTTTCTGACCGCGCCCACCTCGACCGACGAGCGATTGGCGGTGGTGGCGGGCGCCTCGGCAGGCTTCGTCTACTGCGTGAGCTCGATGGGCGTCACCGGCGAGCGCGAATCGCTGGCGATCGGCCTGGCCGACCAGGTGGCTCGCGTCAAGCGCCATACCGACCTTCCGGTGGCGGTGGGCTTCGGCGTGGGTGACGCCGCCCAGGCGGCGCAGGTGGCCGCCATCGCCGACGGTGTGATCGTGGGGAGCGCCATCGTCAGGCGACAGTCCGATCCTGTCGCTGTGGAGTCGTTCGTGCGGGAGCTGGCTGCGGCTGTTCGTGGGTGA
- a CDS encoding TrpB-like pyridoxal phosphate-dependent enzyme: MGSDKTRFGLDETRIPEAWYNIMPDLKTPAAPPKAFAPDGTELTMEQIGERLAMIFPMECIKQEMSPDRWIDIPGAVIDVYKTYRPSPLLRARQLERDLGLPAGVKIFYKYEGVSPAGSHKPNTAIPQAYYNKQEGITKISTETGAGQWGSALSIAGALYGIDVEVFMVKVSYEQKPYRRILMETYGGTVHASPTDLTDAGRHVLAMDPDSTGSLGIAISEAVEVAIKDPGTHYSLGSVLNHVCLHQTIIGQEAIEQMTLAEEEPDVVIGCIGGGSNFAGIAFPYYHRKLQGKSKARLLAVEPKACPTLTAGEYRYDLGDEAGMTPQMLMYTLGHDFVPAGIHAGGLRYHGDSPLVSQLVHEGEVEAVAVDQTACFDAAVQFARAEGILPAPESSHAILAAINEAKDAQAAGEDKVILFNLSGHGHFDLAAYQKYNAGELQDFDFAAGTTLEE, from the coding sequence ATGGGCAGTGACAAGACGAGGTTCGGGCTGGACGAGACCAGGATCCCCGAGGCCTGGTACAACATCATGCCGGACCTGAAGACCCCGGCGGCGCCGCCGAAGGCGTTTGCGCCCGACGGCACCGAGCTCACGATGGAGCAGATCGGCGAGCGGCTCGCGATGATCTTCCCGATGGAGTGCATCAAGCAGGAGATGTCGCCCGATCGCTGGATCGACATCCCGGGCGCGGTCATCGACGTGTACAAGACCTACCGTCCATCGCCTCTGTTGCGCGCCAGGCAGCTTGAGCGCGACCTCGGCCTGCCGGCGGGCGTCAAGATCTTCTACAAGTACGAGGGCGTGAGCCCGGCTGGTTCGCACAAGCCCAACACCGCCATCCCGCAGGCGTACTACAACAAGCAGGAGGGCATCACCAAGATCTCCACCGAGACCGGCGCAGGCCAGTGGGGCAGCGCGCTCTCGATCGCTGGTGCGCTCTATGGCATCGATGTCGAGGTCTTCATGGTCAAGGTGAGCTACGAGCAGAAGCCGTATCGCCGCATCCTCATGGAGACCTACGGCGGCACGGTGCACGCCTCGCCGACCGATCTCACCGATGCCGGCCGCCATGTGCTGGCGATGGATCCGGACTCCACCGGCTCCCTCGGTATCGCCATCTCCGAGGCCGTGGAGGTAGCGATCAAGGATCCCGGCACGCACTACTCGCTCGGCTCGGTCCTGAACCACGTCTGCCTGCACCAGACGATCATCGGCCAGGAGGCCATCGAGCAGATGACACTTGCCGAGGAGGAGCCCGACGTCGTCATCGGGTGCATCGGCGGGGGCAGCAACTTCGCCGGGATCGCGTTCCCGTACTATCACCGCAAGCTCCAAGGCAAGAGCAAGGCTCGCCTGCTGGCCGTCGAGCCCAAAGCATGTCCCACGCTCACGGCGGGCGAGTACCGCTACGACCTCGGCGACGAGGCGGGCATGACGCCGCAGATGCTGATGTACACGCTCGGCCACGACTTCGTGCCGGCGGGCATCCACGCCGGCGGGTTGCGCTATCACGGCGACTCGCCTCTCGTGAGCCAGCTGGTGCACGAGGGAGAGGTCGAGGCCGTGGCCGTGGACCAGACCGCGTGCTTCGACGCCGCCGTGCAGTTCGCGCGAGCCGAGGGCATCTTGCCGGCGCCCGAGAGCAGCCACGCTATCCTGGCCGCGATCAATGAGGCGAAGGACGCCCAGGCTGCCGGCGAAGACAAGGTCATCCTCTTCAACCTGTCCGGTCACGGACACTTCGATCTTGCCGCCTATCAGAAGTACAACGCCGGTGAGCTGCAGGACTTCGATTTCGCTGCCGGCACGACGCTGGAGGAGTAG
- a CDS encoding SGNH/GDSL hydrolase family protein, with the protein MRRMLAGLAVLLLVIGVTACGEARPAPEAEQEEAASRESGASTDDVAGTSRQVLVLGRSVMTGWIDHWGSEGSDTASLDGYTITFREIEGPPGIARSAADAIASAPAGSTVLFKFCFVDFNGGEYAGELDALMECVAIVADAADAAGTRLILGTALPRVEGETTQALVREHREFGRRIAEFAAERRDAGQAVMVLDLNAALADAEGALERGYAVSPDDSHLNDAAYDVLDTMLIKTLDDLD; encoded by the coding sequence ATGAGGCGAATGCTCGCAGGACTGGCCGTACTCCTTCTCGTGATCGGCGTGACCGCGTGCGGTGAGGCGCGTCCGGCTCCGGAGGCGGAGCAGGAGGAGGCCGCGAGCCGAGAGTCCGGCGCCAGTACTGATGATGTCGCTGGAACCTCACGGCAGGTTCTCGTACTTGGCAGATCCGTGATGACGGGCTGGATTGACCACTGGGGGAGCGAGGGGTCCGATACCGCGAGCCTGGATGGCTACACGATCACGTTCCGTGAGATAGAAGGCCCTCCGGGCATCGCACGCAGCGCTGCGGATGCGATCGCCTCGGCCCCGGCCGGTTCGACGGTCTTGTTCAAGTTCTGCTTCGTGGACTTCAATGGCGGTGAATATGCCGGCGAACTCGATGCGCTCATGGAGTGCGTCGCTATCGTTGCGGATGCCGCCGACGCGGCAGGTACCCGCCTGATCCTCGGCACCGCTCTGCCCAGAGTGGAGGGTGAGACCACGCAGGCTCTCGTGCGCGAGCACCGGGAGTTCGGCAGGAGGATCGCGGAGTTCGCGGCGGAGCGACGCGACGCCGGGCAAGCCGTCATGGTGCTCGACCTGAACGCTGCGCTCGCAGATGCTGAAGGAGCGCTCGAGAGGGGTTATGCTGTCTCTCCGGACGACTCCCACCTCAACGACGCCGCATACGATGTGCTCGACACCATGCTTATCAAGACTCTTGACGATCTCGACTGA
- a CDS encoding indole-3-glycerol phosphate synthase TrpC, translated as MSILDTIVEHRKARVRAQFSSLNDMERMALLRCGREPRPREDLMLLRDRDDVGVVAEVKKASPSEGPIAPQCSAAAQARMYAAGGAAAVSVLTEPEYFGGSFADLSDAVDAVHLPMLCKDVVVDPIQLYMARASGADAVLLMISVLGVRTREYVDLAWELGLGPIVEVADLDELDQACTLEVEVVAVNARDLHTLEVDRASQLELVSEAAYCCELFVIAASGIRVRADVEAAADAGADAVLVGTSLMRAPVPEEAVRKLTGVRKRSRR; from the coding sequence GTGAGCATCCTCGACACCATCGTGGAGCATCGCAAGGCACGTGTTCGCGCCCAGTTCTCCTCCCTGAACGACATGGAGCGCATGGCGCTTCTCCGTTGCGGCAGGGAGCCGCGGCCGAGAGAGGATCTCATGCTCCTACGGGACCGCGACGACGTCGGCGTGGTCGCCGAGGTGAAGAAAGCATCGCCGAGCGAGGGGCCGATCGCCCCGCAGTGTTCGGCGGCGGCGCAGGCACGGATGTACGCCGCCGGTGGAGCGGCCGCCGTCTCGGTGCTTACCGAGCCGGAGTACTTCGGCGGCTCGTTCGCCGACCTCTCGGACGCGGTGGACGCGGTCCACCTGCCGATGCTGTGCAAGGACGTCGTGGTGGATCCGATCCAACTCTACATGGCACGCGCCAGCGGTGCGGATGCGGTGCTTCTGATGATCAGCGTCCTGGGGGTTCGAACGCGGGAGTACGTCGACCTTGCGTGGGAGTTGGGTCTCGGTCCCATCGTCGAGGTGGCGGACCTCGACGAGCTGGATCAGGCATGCACGCTCGAGGTCGAGGTCGTCGCCGTGAACGCGCGGGACCTTCACACCCTCGAGGTGGACAGGGCGTCCCAACTGGAGCTCGTATCTGAAGCCGCGTACTGCTGCGAACTGTTCGTGATCGCGGCAAGCGGCATCCGGGTGCGTGCGGATGTCGAGGCCGCCGCGGATGCAGGCGCCGATGCGGTGCTCGTTGGGACATCGCTCATGCGGGCGCCGGTCCCCGAGGAGGCCGTGAGAAAGCTTACGGGCGTGCGGAAGCGCTCGAGACGATAG
- a CDS encoding thioredoxin fold domain-containing protein produces the protein MAPIVNGLKPQYEDDVAIRMYNVESSAEGNQLAQDYGVQFVPTFVFVNADGTVADTLIGEVSENTLKASLDALK, from the coding sequence ATGGCGCCCATCGTGAATGGGCTCAAGCCGCAGTACGAGGACGACGTCGCGATCCGCATGTACAACGTCGAATCGAGCGCCGAGGGCAACCAGCTCGCACAGGACTATGGTGTGCAGTTCGTGCCGACCTTCGTCTTCGTGAACGCCGACGGCACGGTGGCCGACACGCTCATCGGAGAGGTGTCCGAGAACACGCTCAAAGCGTCGCTCGACGCCTTGAAGTAA
- the trpD gene encoding anthranilate phosphoribosyltransferase — translation MILVIDNYDSFTYNLVQLLAALGAEVEVRRNDALSATEALALEPEGIVISPGPGTPADAGISADVVRGAAAAEVPVLGVCLGHQVIAEVFGGTVCRAPKLVHGKTDDVSHDGAGLFSGIPSPFTATRYHSLCVDAASIAPPLVVQATTADGVIQAVRHSELPVFGVQFHPESVLTPEGTKLLANFLDVCGEVPLERSTPEAPAAIAAAGGVARSSARMAEVTTVSGAIARVTAGGSLDEDEAERVMGIVMDGEATPSQISALIVGMRMKGETVDEIVGFARAMREHATPVRPTVLGYVDIVGTGGDGLHTFNISTTTAFVVAGAGVPVAKHGNRAVSSSSGAADVLEALGVDIGLGPADIARCIDEVGVGFLFAQSLHASMRHAGPTRREIGIRTVFNILGPLTNPAGATRSLLGVYDPRLVPVLAEVAGRLGAERVLVVHGHPGMDEVSASGPTTVAEFDAASGAGVRMYEVTPEQVGIARGAVSDTAGGDPAANALLVRAVLEGEHGARRDIVLLNAAAALLAAGAVADLAAGVVSARESIDSGRALEALERLASTSVRLAKEAS, via the coding sequence ATGATCCTGGTCATCGACAACTACGATTCGTTCACCTACAACCTGGTGCAGCTGCTTGCGGCACTCGGAGCCGAGGTCGAAGTGAGGCGTAACGACGCGCTGTCCGCGACCGAGGCGCTCGCGCTCGAACCGGAGGGCATCGTGATCTCACCGGGTCCCGGTACGCCGGCCGACGCCGGGATCTCGGCCGACGTCGTGCGTGGCGCCGCGGCAGCCGAAGTGCCCGTGCTCGGCGTGTGTCTCGGCCATCAGGTGATCGCCGAGGTGTTCGGCGGTACCGTGTGCAGGGCTCCGAAGCTCGTGCACGGGAAGACGGACGACGTCTCTCACGATGGCGCCGGACTGTTCTCGGGCATCCCGAGCCCGTTCACGGCGACGCGTTATCACTCGCTGTGCGTGGACGCGGCGAGCATCGCGCCACCGCTGGTGGTGCAGGCGACCACCGCCGACGGGGTCATCCAGGCGGTTCGCCATAGCGAGTTGCCGGTCTTCGGCGTCCAGTTCCACCCGGAGAGCGTGCTCACTCCCGAGGGCACCAAGTTGCTCGCCAACTTCCTCGATGTGTGTGGCGAAGTGCCGCTCGAGCGGTCGACACCCGAGGCTCCCGCGGCGATCGCCGCAGCGGGAGGCGTGGCGCGGTCGTCGGCCCGGATGGCCGAGGTGACCACGGTGTCCGGGGCGATCGCGCGCGTCACGGCCGGCGGGTCGCTCGACGAGGATGAAGCCGAGCGGGTGATGGGCATCGTGATGGACGGCGAGGCGACGCCCTCGCAGATCTCGGCGCTTATCGTGGGGATGCGCATGAAGGGCGAGACGGTCGATGAGATCGTCGGCTTCGCCCGGGCGATGCGCGAGCACGCGACACCGGTGCGTCCGACCGTGCTGGGCTACGTGGATATCGTGGGCACAGGCGGTGACGGCCTGCATACGTTCAACATCTCCACGACGACCGCGTTCGTGGTCGCCGGTGCGGGAGTGCCGGTGGCCAAGCACGGCAACCGGGCGGTGTCATCGTCATCGGGTGCGGCGGACGTCCTCGAGGCGCTCGGTGTGGATATCGGGCTCGGTCCGGCCGACATCGCGCGGTGCATCGACGAGGTGGGTGTGGGCTTCCTGTTCGCCCAATCGCTGCATGCGAGCATGCGTCATGCCGGGCCCACCCGTCGCGAGATAGGCATCCGCACGGTCTTCAACATCCTCGGCCCACTCACCAACCCGGCCGGTGCGACCCGATCGCTGCTTGGTGTGTACGATCCCAGGCTCGTGCCTGTGCTCGCCGAGGTGGCCGGACGCCTCGGCGCCGAGCGCGTGCTGGTGGTCCACGGCCATCCCGGGATGGACGAGGTGTCGGCGAGCGGTCCCACCACGGTCGCGGAGTTCGATGCGGCCTCGGGCGCGGGGGTGCGCATGTACGAGGTGACGCCAGAGCAGGTGGGCATCGCGCGTGGCGCCGTGTCCGACACCGCCGGCGGGGACCCTGCCGCCAACGCTCTTCTCGTGCGCGCGGTGCTGGAAGGTGAGCACGGAGCGCGGCGCGACATCGTGCTTCTCAACGCCGCGGCCGCTCTGCTCGCCGCAGGCGCCGTGGCCGACCTGGCGGCCGGAGTGGTCAGCGCCCGCGAGTCTATCGACAGCGGTCGCGCGCTAGAGGCTTTGGAGCGGTTGGCTTCCACCTCGGTGCGCCTGGCGAAGGAGGCTTCGTGA
- a CDS encoding phosphoribosylanthranilate isomerase — MSRTRIKICGLTRAKDAAAAVAAGADALGVVLAPSKRQVTLDQAAAVFAEAPPLVARVGVFVDAQADDVWEAVARLGLTAVQFHGDEAPETCAAAPVPVIKALRVGPGFDGADVDRYRGAVAALLLDTYVPGEQGGTGTAFEWSRVADMLPRDIPVLLAGGLGPDNVAEAVRMLHPYAVDVSSGVERSPGVKDGAKVAAFCDAVRVADGEVRAG, encoded by the coding sequence GTGTCTCGCACCCGGATCAAGATATGCGGTCTCACCAGGGCGAAAGACGCTGCGGCGGCGGTCGCGGCAGGCGCCGATGCGCTCGGCGTGGTGCTGGCGCCGTCGAAGCGGCAAGTGACGCTGGATCAGGCGGCCGCTGTCTTCGCCGAGGCGCCCCCGCTCGTAGCGCGCGTAGGCGTGTTCGTGGACGCCCAGGCCGACGATGTGTGGGAGGCGGTGGCGCGGCTCGGCCTCACCGCGGTGCAGTTCCATGGCGACGAGGCGCCTGAGACGTGCGCAGCGGCTCCGGTGCCGGTGATAAAGGCGCTGCGGGTGGGGCCGGGGTTCGATGGTGCGGACGTGGATCGATACAGGGGCGCCGTTGCGGCGCTCCTGCTCGACACCTACGTCCCCGGGGAGCAGGGAGGCACGGGCACCGCGTTCGAGTGGAGCCGTGTCGCGGACATGCTGCCGCGGGATATCCCGGTCCTCCTCGCAGGAGGTCTCGGGCCTGACAACGTCGCGGAGGCGGTCCGGATGCTGCACCCGTACGCTGTGGACGTCAGCAGCGGCGTCGAGCGGTCGCCGGGGGTCAAGGACGGTGCGAAGGTCGCCGCGTTCTGCGATGCGGTACGCGTCGCGGACGGGGAGGTCCGAGCAGGATGA
- the trpB gene encoding tryptophan synthase subunit beta, producing MSDVLLPSAEMAYSTPDAQGFYGPYGGTFVPETVVPALQELAAGYQEAIEDAAFVEELLYLLRDYVGRPSPLYRADRLAAEVGLGAVYLKREDLNHTGAHKVNNTIGQCLLAKRMGKHRVIAETGAGQHGVATATTAALLGLECAVFMGVEDIRRQALNVYKMRLLGAEVVPVAEGQGTLADAVTAALRHWVERVEDTFYVIGSALGPHPYPQMVRDFQSVIGSEILGQMEEKRIPSVDAVVACIGGGSNAIGTFYPFLRDVPVGKRPLLIGAEAAGLGLDTDRHGAALTKGSPGVLHGFYSYLLQDDSGNPLEAYSISAGLDYPGVGPEHSYLKDEGLVRYETVTDAEALDAFALLTRVEGIIPAIESSHALALLPRLATELGSDATVIVTVSGRGDKDMDIVREAGLGE from the coding sequence ATGTCTGACGTGCTGCTGCCCTCTGCCGAGATGGCGTATTCAACGCCTGACGCCCAGGGCTTCTACGGTCCGTACGGCGGCACCTTCGTGCCGGAGACTGTGGTGCCCGCGCTGCAGGAACTCGCAGCCGGCTACCAGGAGGCCATCGAAGACGCCGCGTTCGTGGAGGAGTTGTTGTACCTTCTCCGCGACTACGTGGGAAGGCCCTCACCGCTCTACCGGGCCGACCGTCTCGCTGCCGAGGTGGGGCTGGGCGCCGTCTACCTGAAGCGGGAGGATCTCAACCACACCGGCGCGCACAAGGTGAACAACACGATCGGCCAGTGCCTGCTCGCGAAGCGTATGGGCAAGCACCGCGTGATCGCCGAGACGGGAGCCGGTCAGCACGGAGTGGCGACCGCCACGACCGCTGCCCTGCTCGGCCTGGAGTGCGCTGTCTTCATGGGCGTGGAGGACATCCGGCGCCAGGCGCTCAACGTCTACAAGATGCGGCTGCTGGGCGCTGAAGTGGTCCCCGTGGCCGAGGGGCAGGGCACGCTCGCCGATGCCGTGACTGCCGCGCTCAGGCACTGGGTCGAGCGCGTGGAGGACACCTTCTACGTGATCGGCTCGGCGCTCGGGCCGCATCCATACCCGCAGATGGTGCGCGACTTCCAGAGCGTCATCGGCTCGGAGATCCTCGGCCAGATGGAAGAGAAGCGGATTCCGAGCGTGGATGCGGTGGTGGCGTGCATCGGCGGCGGCAGCAACGCGATCGGCACGTTCTACCCGTTCCTGCGCGATGTTCCCGTCGGGAAGCGTCCGCTGCTGATCGGGGCTGAGGCCGCGGGGCTCGGGCTGGACACCGACCGGCACGGGGCTGCCCTGACGAAGGGCTCGCCCGGTGTCCTGCACGGCTTCTACAGCTACCTGCTGCAGGACGATTCGGGGAACCCGCTCGAGGCGTATTCGATCTCTGCCGGCCTGGACTACCCCGGCGTGGGTCCCGAGCACAGCTACCTGAAGGACGAGGGGCTCGTACGGTACGAGACGGTCACCGATGCCGAGGCGCTCGACGCGTTCGCGCTGCTCACGCGGGTAGAGGGCATCATCCCGGCGATCGAGTCGTCGCACGCGCTGGCATTGCTGCCGCGTCTGGCGACCGAACTTGGAAGCGACGCTACCGTGATCGTGACCGTGTCGGGTCGCGGCGACAAAGACATGGACATTGTGCGGGAGGCGGGTCTCGGTGAGTGA
- the trpE gene encoding anthranilate synthase component I, with product MILPTKDEFVRLAAEYDVVPVAREVYADLTTPISAFMALAEGARHAFLLESVIGGERLGRYSFLGVGDREVITARRGEVVVENGSVHGLRAGDPLEVVAERLKAGRVARVPGLPLFVGGAVGFVGYEAASGFERVPRHGDDDLDVPDMVFMMADIVVAFDHARRVLQVIAPVRPGGAPGPAYDAALRRIDDCLSRIDRGPGGAELGAVGMSAPVPLHAHTHRDDFIASVEKAKEHIAAGDIFQVVLSQRFSAPYDGDGLDLYRVLRAVNPSPYMFYIRTNDVTLVGSSPEPLVRVEGDQVLTRPLAGTRPRGADAAEDGRLRADLLADDKERAEHVMLVDLGRNDIGRVSRPGTVTVDELMEVEYYSHVMHIVSNVTGTLAEDKDAFDALRATFPAGTVSGAPKVRAMEIITGLEPAARGPYAGTVGYFGVDGAMDMCITIRTFVLTGGMAYLQSGAGIVADSDPEREYEECLHKAKALHHALELAAGMHDEENATHAAEDGAGNLRPILSQDASAGRREHPRTEAVVSRPAECDGGVVR from the coding sequence GTGATCCTGCCAACGAAGGACGAGTTCGTACGTCTGGCCGCCGAATACGATGTCGTGCCGGTCGCGCGTGAGGTCTACGCGGACCTCACCACGCCGATCTCGGCGTTCATGGCGCTTGCCGAGGGAGCGCGTCACGCGTTCCTGCTCGAGAGCGTGATCGGGGGAGAGCGGCTTGGCCGGTACAGCTTCCTGGGCGTGGGCGATCGCGAGGTGATCACCGCCCGGCGGGGTGAGGTGGTGGTCGAGAACGGAAGCGTCCATGGCCTGCGCGCCGGGGACCCGCTCGAGGTCGTCGCCGAACGGCTCAAGGCCGGCCGCGTCGCGCGCGTCCCGGGGCTCCCGTTGTTCGTGGGCGGCGCGGTGGGGTTCGTGGGGTATGAGGCCGCAAGCGGGTTCGAGCGGGTCCCGCGCCACGGTGACGACGACCTCGATGTGCCCGACATGGTGTTCATGATGGCGGACATCGTGGTCGCGTTCGATCACGCCCGGCGGGTGTTGCAGGTCATCGCTCCGGTGCGACCAGGCGGCGCGCCGGGGCCAGCGTATGATGCCGCGCTACGCAGGATCGACGATTGCCTGTCTCGCATCGACCGGGGTCCGGGGGGAGCCGAGCTGGGCGCCGTGGGAATGAGCGCGCCAGTGCCGCTGCACGCGCACACGCATCGCGACGACTTCATCGCGTCGGTCGAGAAGGCCAAGGAGCACATCGCCGCCGGTGACATCTTCCAGGTCGTGCTGTCGCAGCGGTTCTCGGCCCCGTACGACGGTGACGGTCTCGATCTGTACCGGGTGCTCCGTGCAGTGAATCCGAGTCCCTACATGTTCTACATCCGCACCAACGACGTGACGCTCGTGGGTTCGAGTCCCGAGCCGCTTGTGCGTGTCGAAGGCGACCAGGTGCTCACCAGGCCCCTCGCCGGCACGCGGCCCCGTGGCGCGGACGCTGCAGAGGATGGCCGGCTGCGCGCGGATCTGCTGGCGGACGACAAAGAGCGCGCGGAGCACGTCATGCTGGTGGATCTTGGCCGCAACGATATCGGACGCGTGAGTCGGCCGGGGACCGTGACCGTGGACGAGCTCATGGAGGTCGAGTACTACAGCCACGTGATGCATATCGTGAGCAACGTGACCGGCACGCTCGCCGAGGACAAGGACGCGTTCGACGCGCTCCGGGCGACGTTTCCGGCGGGGACGGTATCGGGCGCACCCAAGGTGCGCGCGATGGAGATCATCACCGGGCTCGAGCCCGCCGCCCGGGGGCCATACGCCGGCACGGTCGGTTACTTCGGCGTGGATGGCGCCATGGACATGTGCATCACCATCCGCACGTTCGTCCTCACCGGCGGCATGGCGTACCTGCAGAGCGGGGCGGGTATCGTGGCCGACTCCGATCCCGAGCGCGAGTACGAGGAGTGCCTGCACAAGGCGAAGGCCCTCCATCACGCGCTCGAGCTCGCGGCTGGGATGCATGACGAGGAGAACGCCACACATGCAGCCGAGGACGGGGCGGGAAACCTAAGGCCGATCCTTTCGCAGGATGCGAGCGCCGGGAGGCGCGAGCATCCGAGGACAGAGGCCGTGGTTTCCCGGCCGGCCGAGTGCGACGGGGGCGTGGTCCGATGA
- a CDS encoding 1,4-dihydroxy-2-naphthoate polyprenyltransferase, which produces MTADSHETNGIAHAPGAVGRWVLAIRPKTLPAAVSSVVIGTALAANDGGFSPGPALAAFAVALLLQVGSNLANDVYDAERGTDTEQRLGPTRVTHTGLLTPSQVKTGMKVVLGLALVIGLYLTWVRGPLVLVIGVAAIIAAVAYTGGPYPLGYHGLGELFVFVFFGLTAVVGTYWVQTGTTTPLVWLMAVPPGLIITAVLVVNNLRDIEQDRVAGKRTVAVRIGAPATRAEYVACLAGAYLVVSAAVIAGALPPATLAIWLSVPVAWHATHLVLTAEGRPLNVALAATGQTALAFSLLFALGLLLG; this is translated from the coding sequence ATGACCGCTGACTCACACGAAACGAACGGTATCGCACACGCGCCCGGAGCGGTTGGGAGATGGGTCCTCGCGATCCGCCCCAAGACGCTCCCCGCGGCTGTTTCGAGTGTCGTGATCGGCACCGCTCTCGCCGCGAACGACGGCGGCTTCTCGCCCGGTCCGGCGCTGGCGGCGTTCGCCGTCGCGTTGCTTCTGCAGGTGGGAAGCAACCTCGCCAACGACGTCTACGACGCGGAGCGCGGGACCGACACCGAGCAGAGACTCGGCCCGACCCGCGTGACGCATACGGGATTGCTCACCCCGTCGCAGGTCAAGACGGGCATGAAAGTGGTACTCGGCCTGGCGCTCGTGATCGGCCTGTATCTCACCTGGGTACGCGGACCGCTTGTGCTCGTGATCGGCGTTGCGGCCATCATCGCTGCCGTGGCGTACACCGGCGGACCGTACCCGCTCGGCTACCACGGCCTTGGAGAGCTGTTCGTCTTCGTGTTCTTCGGGCTCACGGCGGTGGTGGGCACCTACTGGGTGCAGACCGGCACCACCACACCGCTCGTATGGCTCATGGCGGTGCCTCCGGGCCTGATCATCACGGCGGTCCTGGTGGTCAACAACTTGCGCGACATCGAACAGGACCGTGTCGCCGGGAAGCGCACGGTGGCCGTGCGGATAGGCGCGCCTGCCACCAGGGCCGAGTACGTGGCATGCCTCGCCGGGGCGTATCTCGTGGTGAGCGCTGCAGTGATCGCCGGCGCGCTGCCACCCGCCACCCTCGCGATCTGGCTGTCCGTACCCGTCGCCTGGCACGCCACGCACCTCGTCCTCACCGCAGAAGGGCGTCCGCTCAACGTCGCGCTTGCGGCCACCGGCCAGACCGCGCTTGCGTTCAGCCTGCTCTTCGCGCTCGGCCTGCTCCTGGGCTGA